In Streptomyces chartreusis, the following proteins share a genomic window:
- the pqqC gene encoding pyrroloquinoline-quinone synthase PqqC — MTATRVHADGAAAPWTTTEFTGRLRAVTAARYHDRHPFNLRMHKGELTPAELRRWIANRFHYQRHIPVKDALILAKLERPAPRRAWLRRIRDHDGTAEGEGGIERWLRLGEAAGLDREELWDASRVVPGVRLAVDGYVNFCRLSPVAEAVAASLTELSAPDLMCTRIAAFETHYHWIDPAGLAYFRTRVGQGARDGEEALALVLERARTREQQERAVAALAFKCDVLWALLDAVDRGGGRGAGAAAGGGGP; from the coding sequence GTGACCGCGACTCGCGTGCACGCCGACGGCGCCGCAGCCCCCTGGACGACCACCGAGTTCACCGGGCGGCTGCGCGCCGTCACCGCGGCCCGCTACCACGACCGCCACCCCTTCAACCTCCGTATGCACAAGGGTGAGTTGACGCCCGCAGAACTGCGCCGCTGGATCGCCAACCGCTTCCACTACCAGCGCCACATCCCCGTCAAGGACGCCCTGATCCTCGCCAAGCTGGAGCGGCCCGCGCCGCGTCGCGCCTGGCTGCGTCGCATCCGCGACCACGACGGCACGGCCGAGGGCGAGGGCGGCATCGAGCGCTGGCTGCGCCTCGGCGAGGCGGCCGGCCTCGACCGTGAGGAACTGTGGGACGCCTCCCGCGTAGTGCCCGGGGTCCGGCTCGCGGTCGACGGATACGTCAACTTCTGCCGGCTGAGCCCCGTGGCCGAGGCCGTCGCCGCGTCCCTGACGGAACTGTCGGCACCGGACCTGATGTGCACCCGCATCGCCGCCTTCGAGACCCACTACCACTGGATCGACCCGGCCGGCCTCGCCTACTTCCGCACCCGTGTCGGCCAGGGCGCCCGGGACGGCGAGGAGGCTCTCGCCCTGGTCCTGGAGCGGGCCCGCACCCGCGAGCAGCAGGAGCGGGCGGTGGCCGCGCTGGCCTTCAAGTGCGACGTGCTGTGGGCGCTGCTGGACGCGGTGGACCGAGGCGGGGGCCGAGGCGCCGGCGCAGCGGCCGGGGGAGGCGGCCCATGA
- the pqqA gene encoding pyrroloquinoline quinone precursor peptide PqqA codes for MDEKLLHALPAHPTDQVIQETSDEKVWQSPGYTVVDTALEVTAYALTDR; via the coding sequence ATGGACGAGAAGCTGCTCCACGCCCTCCCTGCCCACCCGACGGACCAGGTCATTCAGGAAACATCGGATGAAAAGGTCTGGCAAAGCCCGGGGTACACCGTCGTGGACACCGCGCTCGAAGTGACCGCCTACGCCCTCACCGACCGCTAG
- a CDS encoding aldo/keto reductase gives MSSKVPPIILNNGVEMPQLGFGVWQVPDDEATRAVGTALEAGYRSIDTAAIYGNEAGTGRAIAASGVPREDIFVTTKLWNGDQGYDSTLRAFDTSLEKLGLEYVDLYLIHWPAPSRDKYVDTYKAFEKLHADGRIRAIGVSNFLPEHLERLFGETSVVPAVNQIELHPHLQQHASRALHAERGIATEAWSPLGSGKGLLEVPAIVAIAQKHGRTPAQVVLRWHLQIGNVVIPKSVTPSRIKENIEVFDFSLDDEDLAAISALNEDRRIGSDPADVN, from the coding sequence GTGAGCAGCAAGGTCCCCCCGATCATCCTGAACAACGGCGTCGAGATGCCCCAGCTGGGCTTCGGCGTCTGGCAGGTGCCGGACGACGAGGCCACGCGGGCGGTCGGCACCGCGCTGGAGGCCGGGTACCGCAGCATCGACACAGCGGCGATCTACGGCAACGAGGCGGGCACCGGCCGGGCCATCGCGGCCTCCGGCGTCCCCCGCGAGGACATCTTCGTCACCACCAAGCTCTGGAACGGCGACCAGGGCTACGACTCCACCCTGCGCGCCTTCGACACCTCGCTGGAGAAGCTGGGCCTGGAGTACGTCGACCTGTACCTCATCCACTGGCCGGCGCCGTCGCGCGACAAGTACGTCGACACCTACAAGGCGTTCGAGAAGCTGCACGCGGACGGCCGTATCCGCGCGATCGGTGTCTCCAACTTCCTTCCGGAGCACCTGGAGCGGCTGTTCGGCGAGACGTCGGTCGTCCCGGCCGTCAACCAGATCGAGTTGCACCCGCACCTTCAGCAGCACGCCTCCCGCGCGCTGCACGCCGAGCGGGGCATCGCCACCGAGGCCTGGTCGCCGCTCGGTTCCGGCAAGGGTCTGCTGGAGGTCCCGGCGATCGTCGCCATCGCGCAGAAGCACGGCCGCACCCCGGCCCAGGTAGTGCTGCGCTGGCACCTGCAGATCGGCAACGTCGTGATCCCGAAGTCCGTGACGCCGTCGCGGATCAAGGAGAACATCGAGGTCTTCGACTTCAGCCTGGACGACGAGGACCTGGCGGCGATCAGCGCGCTCAACGAGGACCGGCGGATCGGCAGCGACCCGGCGGACGTCAACTGA
- a CDS encoding glycoside hydrolase family 75 protein yields the protein MRIRTLTLAAASGAALLAAGLLPTSASGHPQSPTLREGSVSAAALLAKVTSCAQISNGKYRTDEETSATVPVCGKNGAVFWKADMDIDCDGQRTAKCNEDTDPWFQPDTAFHQSDGKPLRSDTLPYVVVPSISGTWNYSAAGIQGAGVVAIVYNNQVVYAVVGDTGPQPIIGEASYSAAEKLGIDPDPETGGTDSGVTYILFKNSRVSPIENHSTAVSTGDRLAKEFIANN from the coding sequence GTGCGCATCCGAACACTGACCCTCGCCGCGGCCTCCGGCGCCGCGCTGCTCGCCGCCGGACTGCTCCCCACGAGCGCCTCCGGCCATCCGCAGTCGCCGACCCTGCGGGAGGGCTCGGTCAGCGCGGCCGCCCTGCTCGCGAAGGTGACGTCCTGCGCGCAGATCTCCAACGGCAAGTACCGCACCGACGAGGAGACGTCGGCCACCGTCCCGGTCTGCGGCAAGAACGGCGCGGTCTTCTGGAAGGCCGACATGGACATCGACTGCGACGGCCAGCGCACCGCCAAGTGCAACGAGGACACCGACCCCTGGTTCCAGCCGGACACCGCGTTCCACCAGTCCGACGGCAAGCCGCTGCGCTCCGACACGCTGCCCTACGTCGTGGTCCCCAGCATCAGCGGCACCTGGAACTACTCGGCCGCCGGCATCCAGGGCGCGGGAGTGGTGGCCATCGTTTACAACAACCAGGTCGTGTACGCCGTCGTCGGCGACACCGGCCCCCAGCCGATCATCGGTGAGGCCTCCTACTCCGCCGCCGAGAAGCTCGGCATCGACCCCGACCCGGAGACCGGCGGCACCGACTCCGGCGTGACCTACATCCTCTTCAAGAACTCCCGGGTCTCGCCCATCGAGAACCACAGCACGGCGGTCTCGACGGGCGATCGGCTGGCGAAGGAGTTCATAGCCAACAACTGA
- a CDS encoding SDR family oxidoreductase — MNDSPVALITGGGSGIGAAVARQLLDAGHRVTVTGRGEARLRAFAEELGEPEGLLTVVGNAAEYADVQAAVEATLKAFGRLDTVVANAGFATHDSVAEGDPAGWTEMVLTNVLGPALLIRASIDALKETRGRIVLVGSVAGFVPGPGNIYGATKWAVTGLAENTRRQVTDWGVGVTHIAPGRVETPFWDSYGSLPPGHLLTADQIADSVVWAIRQPDGVDVNTLVVRPLGQPN, encoded by the coding sequence ATGAACGACTCTCCGGTCGCGCTCATCACCGGCGGCGGCAGCGGTATCGGCGCCGCCGTCGCACGGCAGTTGCTGGACGCCGGGCACAGGGTCACCGTCACCGGCCGCGGCGAGGCGCGGTTGCGGGCCTTCGCCGAGGAACTCGGGGAGCCTGAGGGCCTGTTGACGGTCGTCGGGAACGCCGCCGAGTACGCGGACGTACAGGCGGCGGTCGAGGCCACGCTGAAGGCGTTCGGGCGGCTGGACACGGTCGTGGCCAACGCCGGGTTCGCCACCCACGACAGCGTCGCCGAGGGCGACCCGGCCGGCTGGACCGAGATGGTCCTGACCAACGTCCTCGGCCCGGCCCTGCTCATCCGGGCCTCCATCGACGCCCTCAAGGAGACCCGCGGCCGGATCGTGCTGGTCGGCAGCGTCGCCGGGTTCGTGCCGGGGCCGGGCAACATCTACGGGGCGACCAAGTGGGCGGTGACCGGGCTCGCCGAGAACACCCGGCGACAGGTGACCGACTGGGGCGTGGGCGTCACCCACATCGCCCCGGGCCGGGTCGAGACACCGTTCTGGGACAGCTACGGCAGCCTGCCGCCGGGGCATCTGCTGACCGCCGACCAGATCGCCGACTCGGTGGTGTGGGCCATCCGGCAGCCCGACGGAGTGGACGTCAACACCCTCGTCGTACGGCCGCTCGGACAGCCCAACTGA
- a CDS encoding class I SAM-dependent methyltransferase: MAHEEHPHHRHEHPGHGHHHDHTDVDWAAMGPMLETQAELFLPLYEHAMAWLGKRQTEPGLIVDVGSGPGVVSCLLADAFPGARIVAVDGSEPLLERAQARAERLGVADRFGTLAGELPDVLGELDYPADLLWAGRSLHHLGDQRAALAAFGDRLAAGGTLALQEGGLPTRFLPRDIGFGRPGLQARLDVLETEWFARMRADLAGSVAETEDWPALITAAGLRPTGTRTFLLDLPAPTTDRARAYAADVLTRTRDGVGDRLDAEDRATLDRLLDPDDKASVHHRPDLFVLAAQTVYTAVRTR; the protein is encoded by the coding sequence ATGGCGCACGAGGAGCACCCGCACCACCGGCACGAGCACCCGGGACACGGGCACCACCACGACCACACCGATGTCGACTGGGCCGCGATGGGTCCGATGCTGGAGACGCAGGCCGAGCTGTTCCTGCCGCTGTACGAGCACGCCATGGCCTGGCTGGGCAAGCGGCAGACCGAGCCGGGGCTGATCGTGGACGTCGGCAGCGGTCCCGGAGTCGTGTCCTGCCTGCTCGCCGACGCCTTCCCCGGCGCCCGGATCGTCGCCGTCGACGGGTCCGAACCGCTTCTGGAGCGGGCGCAGGCACGCGCGGAGCGGCTCGGTGTCGCGGACCGCTTCGGCACGCTCGCCGGTGAACTCCCCGATGTGCTCGGAGAGTTGGACTATCCGGCCGATCTGCTGTGGGCCGGCCGCAGTCTGCACCACCTCGGCGACCAGCGGGCCGCCCTTGCCGCGTTCGGTGACCGTCTCGCCGCCGGCGGCACGCTGGCCCTCCAGGAGGGCGGTCTGCCGACGCGGTTCCTGCCCCGGGACATCGGCTTCGGACGGCCCGGGCTCCAGGCGCGTCTCGACGTGCTGGAGACGGAGTGGTTCGCGCGGATGAGGGCCGACCTCGCCGGCTCCGTCGCCGAGACCGAGGACTGGCCCGCGCTGATCACCGCCGCAGGTCTGCGGCCCACCGGCACCCGCACCTTCCTCCTCGACCTCCCCGCCCCGACCACGGACCGCGCCCGCGCCTACGCCGCCGACGTCCTCACCCGCACCCGTGACGGTGTCGGCGACCGCCTCGACGCCGAGGACCGTGCGACCCTCGACCGGCTGCTCGACCCGGACGACAAGGCGAGCGTGCACCACCGCCCCGATCTGTTCGTGCTGGCGGCCCAGACGGTGTACACGGCGGTGCGGACCAGGTGA
- a CDS encoding phytanoyl-CoA dioxygenase family protein — translation MDDEMVERFLEDGFVRIEGAFPPRVAEHCARLLWRETGRDPEDPGTWKDPVHWVYDMAQGPFAAAVNTPVLHEAFDVLVGEDRWQSRYSLGSFPLRFPHAEEPDDAGWHIEGSYLPEGAEHVHTNVHSKGRALLMLFLFSEVGEDDAPTRIRVGSHLDVPEVLAPYGEAGATFLELGPKVAEASAHRPLAHATGRPGDVYLCHPFLVHAAQPHHGTRPRFMAQPPLHPAEPLNLDRTDADYSAVEFAIRRGLAREN, via the coding sequence ATGGACGACGAGATGGTGGAGCGCTTCCTCGAGGACGGTTTCGTGAGGATCGAGGGCGCCTTTCCGCCACGGGTCGCCGAGCACTGCGCGCGGCTGCTGTGGCGCGAGACGGGGCGCGACCCGGAGGACCCGGGCACCTGGAAGGACCCCGTGCACTGGGTGTACGACATGGCGCAGGGCCCCTTCGCGGCCGCCGTGAACACGCCCGTCCTGCACGAGGCCTTCGATGTGCTGGTGGGCGAGGACCGCTGGCAGTCGCGCTACTCACTGGGCAGCTTCCCGTTGCGGTTTCCGCACGCGGAGGAGCCCGACGACGCGGGCTGGCACATCGAGGGCAGCTATCTGCCCGAAGGCGCGGAGCACGTCCACACGAACGTGCACTCCAAGGGCCGTGCCCTGCTGATGCTGTTCCTGTTCAGCGAGGTCGGCGAGGACGACGCCCCGACCCGCATCCGGGTCGGCTCGCATCTCGACGTACCGGAGGTCCTGGCACCGTACGGCGAGGCCGGCGCGACCTTCCTGGAGCTGGGCCCGAAGGTCGCCGAGGCCTCCGCGCACCGCCCGCTCGCCCACGCCACCGGCCGCCCCGGCGACGTCTACCTCTGCCACCCCTTCCTGGTCCACGCCGCCCAGCCCCACCACGGCACCCGCCCCCGCTTCATGGCCCAGCCACCGCTGCACCCGGCGGAGCCGCTGAACCTGGACCGGACCGACGCCGACTACTCGGCGGTCGAGTTCGCGATCCGCCGGGGCCTGGCCAGAGAGAACTGA
- a CDS encoding glycoside hydrolase family 6 protein, whose translation MSRTRTAMLAAAALVAGASGTALAADPGGIGLAAVPCTVDYKVQNQWDTGFTAAVTVTNQGAAKSNWSVKWSYAGNQKVTSGWNAKISQSGAAVTAANETYNGTLGTGGSVSFGFQASYSGTNALPATFTLDGVTCNVDDGGGGPTDPTDPGPTGPKVDNPYSGAKVYVNPEWSAKAAAEPGGSRIAGQPTGVWLDRIAAINGVNGGMGLRDHLDAALTQKGSGELVVQLVIYNLPGRDCAALASNGELGPTELGRYKTEYIDPIAAILADPKYAALRIVTTIEIDSLPNLVTNTGSRPTATPQCDVMKANGNYQKGVGYALNKLGDAANVYNYIDAGHHGWIGWDDNFASSAAVMKEAATSEGATVNDVHGFIANTANYSALKENNFTINDSVAGKSVRESKWVDWNRYTDELSFAQGFRNQLVTTGFNSGIGMLIDTSRNGWGGSARPAGPGATTDVDTYVNGGRYDRRIHVGNWCNQSGAGLGERPQASPAAGIDAYVWIKPPGESDGASSEIPNDEGKGFDRMCDPTYTGNPRNGNNLSGALPNAPLSGHWFSAQFQQLMQNAYPPLS comes from the coding sequence ATGAGTCGTACCAGAACAGCGATGCTCGCCGCCGCGGCGCTGGTCGCCGGGGCCTCGGGAACCGCGCTCGCCGCGGACCCGGGTGGAATCGGCCTGGCCGCCGTGCCCTGCACCGTCGACTACAAGGTGCAGAACCAGTGGGACACCGGCTTCACCGCCGCCGTCACGGTCACCAACCAGGGCGCAGCCAAGTCCAACTGGTCGGTGAAGTGGTCGTACGCCGGGAACCAGAAGGTCACGAGCGGCTGGAACGCGAAGATCAGCCAGAGCGGCGCCGCCGTCACCGCGGCCAACGAGACCTACAACGGCACGCTGGGGACCGGCGGTTCGGTCAGCTTCGGCTTCCAGGCCTCCTACAGCGGCACCAACGCCCTGCCGGCCACCTTCACCCTCGACGGCGTGACCTGCAACGTCGACGACGGCGGTGGCGGCCCCACCGATCCGACCGACCCCGGCCCCACCGGTCCCAAGGTCGACAACCCCTACTCCGGCGCCAAGGTGTACGTGAACCCGGAGTGGTCCGCGAAGGCCGCCGCCGAGCCGGGCGGCAGCCGGATCGCCGGTCAGCCGACCGGTGTCTGGCTCGACCGGATCGCCGCGATCAACGGCGTGAACGGCGGCATGGGCCTGCGCGACCACCTCGACGCGGCCCTGACGCAGAAGGGTTCCGGCGAGCTGGTCGTGCAGCTGGTCATCTACAACCTGCCGGGCCGCGACTGTGCCGCCCTCGCCTCCAACGGCGAGCTCGGCCCGACGGAGCTCGGCCGCTACAAGACCGAGTACATCGACCCGATCGCCGCGATCCTCGCCGACCCGAAGTACGCCGCGCTGCGGATCGTCACCACGATCGAGATCGACTCGCTGCCGAACCTGGTCACCAACACCGGCAGCCGTCCGACGGCCACTCCGCAGTGCGACGTGATGAAGGCCAACGGCAACTACCAGAAGGGCGTCGGCTACGCCCTGAACAAGCTCGGCGACGCGGCCAACGTCTACAACTACATCGACGCCGGCCATCACGGCTGGATCGGCTGGGACGACAACTTCGCTTCCAGCGCCGCCGTCATGAAGGAGGCCGCGACCTCGGAGGGCGCCACCGTCAACGACGTGCACGGCTTCATCGCCAACACGGCCAACTACAGCGCCCTGAAGGAGAACAACTTCACCATCAACGACTCCGTCGCCGGCAAGTCCGTCCGTGAGTCGAAGTGGGTCGACTGGAACCGCTACACCGACGAGCTGTCCTTCGCGCAGGGCTTCCGCAACCAGCTGGTCACGACCGGTTTCAACTCCGGCATCGGCATGCTGATCGACACGTCGAGGAACGGCTGGGGCGGCAGCGCACGGCCGGCCGGGCCGGGTGCCACGACCGACGTCGACACCTATGTCAACGGCGGCCGCTACGACCGCCGTATCCACGTCGGCAACTGGTGCAACCAGTCCGGGGCCGGCCTCGGCGAGCGTCCGCAGGCCAGTCCCGCGGCGGGGATCGACGCGTACGTCTGGATCAAGCCCCCGGGTGAGTCCGACGGGGCCAGCTCGGAGATCCCGAACGACGAGGGCAAGGGGTTCGACCGGATGTGCGACCCGACGTACACGGGTAACCCGCGCAACGGCAACAACCTGTCCGGGGCGCTGCCGAACGCTCCGCTGTCGGGGCACTGGTTCTCCGCGCAGTTCCAGCAGCTGATGCAGAACGCCTACCCGCCGTTGTCGTAA
- a CDS encoding cellulose binding domain-containing protein, which yields MRHPPRSVLLAVTGAVALVAAVTVPVVTAQGATPACTVEYSVTGQWDGGFQGAVTVTNNAAPVSGWSLGFDFAGGQKVTQGWNAKWSQSGTTVTATNESWNGSLATGASVSAGFIASWSGSNAVPTAFQLNGTTCNAGAEPDPTDPTDPPEPGDGSVPALHVAGNKLVDADGTTRRLLGVNRSGGEFMCVQGYGIWDGPVDDAAIGAIADWNANTVRIPLNEECWLGLSNIKPEYGGTNYVSAVKDLVGRVKAHGMTPMLELHWSWGQYTGNSAGCSDVHATCQKPMPNMQYTPAFWTSVAGTFKDDPTVVFDLFNEPYPDRATSTTTQAWQCWRDGGTCPGIGYEVAGMQDLVDAVRDTGAGNPILLGGLAYSNDLSQWLTYRPTDPAGNLAAAWHVYNFNTCANESCWNSTLAPVADRVPLVAGEIGENTCSHSFVDRVMKWFDDRDLSYLGWTWNTWDCSSGPALISGYDGTPTSYGIGLRDHLRALD from the coding sequence ATGCGACACCCCCCGCGTTCAGTACTTTTAGCCGTCACCGGAGCGGTCGCCCTTGTCGCGGCCGTGACGGTGCCGGTGGTCACGGCGCAGGGAGCCACACCCGCGTGCACGGTGGAGTACTCCGTCACCGGCCAGTGGGACGGCGGCTTCCAGGGGGCCGTGACCGTCACCAACAACGCCGCACCCGTGAGCGGTTGGAGCCTCGGCTTCGACTTCGCGGGCGGGCAGAAGGTCACCCAGGGCTGGAACGCCAAGTGGTCCCAGTCCGGTACGACGGTGACGGCGACGAACGAGAGCTGGAACGGCTCCCTCGCCACCGGCGCGAGCGTCAGCGCCGGGTTCATCGCCTCGTGGTCGGGGAGCAACGCCGTTCCGACCGCGTTCCAGCTCAACGGCACCACCTGCAATGCCGGCGCCGAACCGGACCCGACCGACCCGACCGATCCGCCGGAACCCGGTGACGGCTCGGTGCCGGCCCTGCATGTCGCCGGGAACAAGCTCGTGGACGCCGACGGCACCACCCGTCGCCTGCTCGGCGTCAATCGCTCCGGCGGCGAGTTCATGTGCGTCCAGGGCTACGGCATCTGGGACGGTCCGGTCGACGACGCCGCCATCGGGGCGATCGCCGACTGGAACGCCAACACGGTCCGCATTCCGCTGAACGAGGAGTGCTGGCTGGGCCTGTCGAACATCAAGCCCGAGTACGGCGGCACGAACTACGTGAGCGCCGTCAAGGACCTGGTGGGGCGGGTCAAGGCCCACGGCATGACGCCGATGCTCGAACTGCACTGGTCCTGGGGCCAGTACACCGGCAACTCGGCGGGCTGCTCCGACGTGCACGCCACCTGCCAGAAGCCGATGCCGAACATGCAGTACACGCCCGCCTTCTGGACGTCGGTCGCAGGCACCTTCAAGGACGACCCGACCGTCGTGTTCGACCTGTTCAACGAGCCCTACCCGGACCGCGCGACGTCCACGACCACCCAGGCGTGGCAGTGCTGGCGGGACGGCGGCACCTGTCCCGGCATCGGGTACGAGGTGGCCGGCATGCAGGACCTCGTCGACGCCGTGCGGGACACGGGCGCCGGCAACCCGATCCTGCTCGGCGGGCTCGCGTACTCGAACGACCTGAGTCAGTGGCTGACGTACCGGCCCACCGACCCGGCGGGCAATCTCGCCGCCGCCTGGCACGTCTACAACTTCAACACCTGCGCGAACGAGAGCTGCTGGAACTCCACGCTCGCCCCCGTCGCGGACCGGGTGCCGCTGGTGGCGGGGGAGATCGGGGAGAACACCTGCTCGCACTCCTTCGTCGACCGGGTCATGAAGTGGTTCGACGACCGGGACCTGTCCTACCTCGGCTGGACCTGGAACACCTGGGACTGTTCCTCGGGCCCGGCCCTGATCTCCGGCTACGACGGAACCCCCACGTCGTACGGCATCGGGTTGCGCGACCATCTGCGCGCCCTGGACTGA